The following coding sequences lie in one Bordetella genomosp. 9 genomic window:
- a CDS encoding MFS transporter produces MPANQRWLAMLAILLGVCMASLDTAIANTALPAIAQDLNASEAHSIWVISAYQLSMVAGLLPAATLGEIVGHRRVMLFGLVVFTLASLACGVAPSLGWLVAGRLVQGLGAAATMAVNGAMLRFIYPDEMLGRGVGLNSLMVALAFAAGPTVASLVLTVATWHWLFLINVPVGVLAIVFSLRAMPPTLRSKRRFDTLGAFLCAGFLALLVFTLNEGAQLASWQAIAAAAALCLVCLLLLMRRQAGHPAPFLAVDLLRRPLFALSAATSVCSFATQSLAFVSLPFLLQNALGYTQVETGFLITPWPALVAIMAPIAGRLSDRFHVGALAGVGLAMLAAGMALLATMPAEPSVFGLCWRLAICGAGFGFFQSPNVRALMTSAPAERAGGASGMVGTVRLLGQSVGAALVAACFHAYGGGGAVVALWLGVLFAGLAGVASVMRLRYRPGPG; encoded by the coding sequence ATGCCCGCGAATCAGCGCTGGCTCGCCATGCTGGCCATTCTTCTCGGGGTGTGCATGGCGAGCCTGGACACCGCCATCGCCAACACCGCCTTGCCGGCGATCGCGCAGGATCTGAATGCCTCGGAGGCGCATTCCATCTGGGTCATCAGCGCCTATCAGCTATCGATGGTCGCCGGTCTGCTGCCGGCGGCCACGCTCGGCGAGATCGTCGGGCACCGCCGCGTGATGCTGTTCGGCCTGGTGGTGTTCACGCTGGCCTCGCTGGCCTGCGGCGTGGCGCCTTCGCTGGGCTGGCTGGTTGCCGGCCGTCTGGTGCAAGGACTCGGCGCCGCGGCGACGATGGCGGTGAACGGCGCCATGCTTCGCTTCATCTACCCCGACGAGATGCTGGGCCGCGGCGTCGGCCTGAATTCGCTGATGGTGGCGCTGGCCTTTGCGGCGGGGCCGACTGTGGCGTCGCTGGTGCTGACAGTCGCCACCTGGCACTGGCTGTTCCTGATCAACGTGCCCGTTGGCGTGCTGGCCATCGTCTTCAGCTTGCGCGCCATGCCGCCGACACTGCGCAGCAAGCGCCGTTTCGACACCCTGGGCGCCTTCCTGTGCGCGGGCTTCCTGGCCCTGCTGGTGTTCACGTTGAACGAGGGCGCACAACTCGCAAGCTGGCAGGCGATTGCCGCTGCCGCGGCGCTCTGCCTGGTCTGCCTGCTGCTTCTGATGCGGCGGCAGGCTGGCCATCCCGCGCCTTTTCTGGCGGTGGATCTGCTGCGGCGGCCCCTGTTCGCCTTGTCGGCGGCGACCAGCGTCTGCAGCTTCGCCACCCAGTCGCTGGCTTTCGTGTCGCTGCCTTTCCTGCTGCAGAACGCATTGGGCTACACGCAGGTCGAAACGGGTTTCCTGATTACGCCGTGGCCCGCCCTGGTGGCCATCATGGCGCCCATCGCCGGCCGGCTGTCCGACCGCTTCCATGTGGGCGCGCTTGCCGGCGTGGGCCTGGCGATGCTGGCCGCCGGCATGGCGCTGCTGGCCACCATGCCGGCGGAGCCCTCCGTTTTCGGGCTGTGCTGGCGCCTGGCGATCTGCGGGGCGGGCTTCGGGTTTTTCCAGTCGCCCAATGTGCGCGCGCTGATGACGTCGGCGCCGGCCGAACGCGCCGGCGGCGCCAGCGGGATGGTGGGAACGGTGCGCCTGCTGGGCCAGTCGGTGGGCGCGGCGCTGGTCGCCGCCTGCTTTCACGCTTATGGCGGCGGCGGCGCGGTGGTTGCGCTGTGGCTCGGCGTACTGTTCGCTGGGCTGGCCGGCGTGGCGAGCGTCATGCGGTTGCGGTACCGGCCGGGGCCGGGCTGA
- a CDS encoding EAL domain-containing protein, with protein sequence MPTRLSVRRRLAAIAVATLAAALPFLLVLPVVLHESERQIDGEAEVTATVIRRQIDNILLRAADATQRLAAVLNRPCEEVLPLLQQTAALQPYIRSLLLVRNDEAYCSTDYGPQRTPLIAISPQEHVPRGMHIAPVAGTLLVPDRPAVMVAQAPRDGDGVVAFLDAQHLYDLKTAAARGGKYDVDITLGPRQLPLLDAGERQRPAYPVAADTQVSASAPFPVEVRVTPLITERDAARAHVWRHYAAFLVLAGLLCGYAAYRLYGWRVSIPGEIRKGMRQRQFHVAYQPVIDLRTGRPSGVEALLRWRHPRLGNVRPDLFIAAAEEHGIIGDLTRHMFGLVAGDLEALDLPPGSHLGLNVCGQHMAETRFVADVELLLARVRAHGDIVLVLEVTERHPLPDTAALRENMASLRDLGVRWALDDFGTGHSSLAYLEKLDPYCLKIDRAFVSAAGTEAVGNVVLDAIIGLARQLGLAMIAEGIETETQRAYLMQKGVHLAQGYLFARPMPARDLAAWRRQRAPSAGVSPAPAGTATA encoded by the coding sequence AAGCCGAAGTCACCGCCACGGTCATCCGGCGCCAGATCGACAACATCCTGCTGCGCGCGGCCGACGCCACCCAGCGCCTGGCGGCGGTGCTGAACCGGCCCTGTGAGGAAGTGCTGCCGCTGCTCCAGCAAACGGCGGCGCTGCAGCCCTACATCCGGTCGCTGTTGCTGGTGCGCAACGACGAAGCCTATTGCTCCACCGATTACGGGCCGCAGCGCACGCCGCTGATCGCGATATCGCCGCAGGAGCACGTGCCCCGGGGTATGCATATCGCGCCGGTGGCCGGCACCCTGCTCGTGCCGGACCGGCCCGCCGTGATGGTGGCGCAGGCGCCCCGCGACGGCGACGGCGTGGTGGCCTTCCTGGACGCCCAGCATCTTTACGACCTGAAGACGGCGGCCGCGCGAGGCGGCAAATACGACGTCGACATCACCCTGGGACCGCGCCAGCTGCCGTTGCTGGACGCGGGGGAACGGCAGCGCCCGGCGTATCCGGTTGCGGCCGACACGCAAGTCTCGGCCTCGGCGCCTTTCCCCGTGGAGGTGCGCGTCACGCCCTTGATCACCGAACGCGACGCGGCCCGCGCCCATGTGTGGCGGCACTATGCGGCCTTCCTGGTCCTGGCCGGCCTGCTGTGCGGCTACGCCGCCTACCGGCTCTACGGATGGCGGGTTTCGATTCCCGGCGAGATCCGGAAAGGCATGCGCCAGCGCCAGTTCCACGTGGCGTACCAGCCGGTGATCGACCTGCGCACGGGTCGGCCGTCCGGCGTCGAAGCGCTATTGCGCTGGCGCCATCCGCGCCTGGGCAACGTGCGGCCCGACCTGTTCATTGCGGCTGCCGAAGAACACGGCATCATCGGCGACCTGACGCGCCATATGTTCGGCCTGGTCGCCGGCGATCTGGAAGCGCTCGATCTGCCGCCCGGCAGCCACCTGGGGCTGAACGTGTGCGGGCAGCATATGGCCGAGACCCGTTTCGTGGCGGATGTGGAGTTGCTGCTGGCGCGGGTGCGCGCCCATGGCGACATCGTGCTGGTGCTGGAAGTGACCGAACGTCACCCTTTGCCCGATACGGCAGCGCTGCGCGAGAACATGGCCTCGTTGCGCGATCTGGGCGTGCGCTGGGCGCTGGACGACTTCGGCACCGGGCATAGCTCCCTGGCCTACCTGGAAAAGCTGGACCCCTACTGCCTGAAAATCGACCGCGCCTTCGTCAGCGCCGCCGGCACCGAAGCGGTGGGCAACGTGGTGCTGGACGCCATCATCGGTCTGGCGCGCCAGCTGGGACTGGCGATGATCGCCGAAGGCATCGAAACCGAAACGCAACGCGCCTATCTCATGCAGAAAGGCGTGCACCTGGCGCAGGGCTATCTGTTCGCGCGGCCCATGCCGGCCCGCGATCTCGCCGCCTGGCGCCGGCAGCGGGCCCCGTCCGCCGGCGTCAGCCCGGCCCCGGCCGGTACCGCAACCGCATGA